One window of Misgurnus anguillicaudatus chromosome 13, ASM2758022v2, whole genome shotgun sequence genomic DNA carries:
- the szrd1 gene encoding SUZ RNA-binding domain-containing isoform X2 yields MKVYKKEMERRLEEKLRISQKERLSSGSSSRSPMKTAIVIQDDSLPAAPPPQIRILKRPSSNGSLGSSVTQNRPSPQVKSLAQREAEYAEARKRILGSATPDETPQERPNSDRSPRGSNHTLSEDSRSGNHVVRQPAGPDGTQGFHQRR; encoded by the exons ATGAAGGTTTATAAAAAG GAAATGGAAAGAAGACTAGAGGAAAAGCTTCGAATCAGTCAGAAAGAGAG ACTTTCAAGTGGCAGTTCAAGCCGATCTCCAATGAAGACGGCGATTGTCATCCAGGATGACTCGCTCCCTGCCGCGCCCCCACCTCAGATTCGTATTTTGAAGCGACCCTCCAGTAATGGATCCTTGGGATCGTCTGTGACGCAGAACCGACCCTCCCCGCAAGTGAAATCCTTAGCTCAGCGAGAGGCTGAATATGCAGAAGCCAGGAAGAGAATACTTGGCAGTGCTACACCTGATGAAACACCCCAGGAGAGGCCTAATTCAGACCG ATCCCCACGCGGAAGCAACCATACACTTTCGGAAGACAGCAGATCAGGAAACCATGTGGTTCGACAACCAGCAGGTCCAGATGGTACACAAGGCTTTCACCAGCGCAGATAG
- the sult1st5 gene encoding sulfotransferase family 1, cytosolic sulfotransferase 5 produces the protein MDKKVRGTLGQVHGIPLLECIVKQWTKVENFQASKEDLLIATYPKSGTTWLQEVVDQILNVGDAEKCKRAPTHVRMPFIEMAPTEGVPFDGVSILDTMDPPRVIKTHLPIQLVPQSFWEAGCKVIYMARNPKDTVVSYYHFSRMSMNQPEPGSWQQFLEKFMAAQLGWGSWHDHVKGYWRERHSKRILYVFFEDMKEDPLREVKRIAVFLERQLSESAIDCIVQMTKFSAMRENPMANYSTIPDTVFDRTSSDFMRKGEVGDWKNHFSAEEDAVFENQYHKLMADCPIPIRFTI, from the exons ATGGATAAAAAAGTACGCGGGACATTGGGTCAAGTTCATGGTATCCCATTACTTGAGTGCATAGTGAAACAATGGACAAAAGTGGAAAATTTCCAAGCATCGAAAGAGGATTTGCTTATTGCCACCTATCCAAAATCAG GAACTACCTGGTTACAGGAAGTAGTGGACCAAATTTTAAATGTTGGAGATGCAGAAAAGTGCAAACGCGCTCCCACTCATGTGCGAATGCCTTTTATAGAGATGGCCCCTACAGAAGGTGTACCCTTTG ACGGTGTAAGTATTCTAGACACCATGGATCCCCCACGTGTAATCAAAACTCATCTTCCTATCCAACTTGTGCCTCAGTCTTTCTGGGAGGCTGGTTGCAAG GTTATATATATGGCCCGtaatcccaaagacactgtgGTTTCATATTATCATTTTAGTCGCATGAGTATGAACCAGCCAGAGCCTGGCTCTTGGCAACAATTTCTGGAGAAGTTCATGGCAGCCCAAT TGGGTTGGGGATCTTGGCATGACCATGTTAAAGGATACTGGAGGGAAAGGCATAGCAAGAGAATCCTTTACGTATTCTTCGAAGACATGAAAGAG GACCCTCTTCGTGAGGTGAAACGCATTGCTGTATTTCTTGAACGACAGTTATCAGAAAGTGCAATAGATTGCATTGTacaaatgacaaaattttctgCTATGCGGGAGAATCCCATGGCAAACTACTCGACTATCCCAGACACAGTTTTTGATCGTACATCCTCAGATTTTATGAGAAAAG gtgAGGTCGGTGACTGGAAGAATCATTTCAGTGCAGAAGAAGATGCTGTATTTGAGAATCAGTATCACAAACTGATGGCTGACTGTCCTATTCCAATACGATTCACAATATGA
- the szrd1 gene encoding SUZ RNA-binding domain-containing isoform X1, with product MDDEEVAESWEEAADSGEMERRLEEKLRISQKERLSSGSSSRSPMKTAIVIQDDSLPAAPPPQIRILKRPSSNGSLGSSVTQNRPSPQVKSLAQREAEYAEARKRILGSATPDETPQERPNSDRSPRGSNHTLSEDSRSGNHVVRQPAGPDGTQGFHQRR from the exons ATGGATGATGAGGAGGTCGCCGAGAGTTGGGAAGAGGCTGCCGACAGTGGG GAAATGGAAAGAAGACTAGAGGAAAAGCTTCGAATCAGTCAGAAAGAGAG ACTTTCAAGTGGCAGTTCAAGCCGATCTCCAATGAAGACGGCGATTGTCATCCAGGATGACTCGCTCCCTGCCGCGCCCCCACCTCAGATTCGTATTTTGAAGCGACCCTCCAGTAATGGATCCTTGGGATCGTCTGTGACGCAGAACCGACCCTCCCCGCAAGTGAAATCCTTAGCTCAGCGAGAGGCTGAATATGCAGAAGCCAGGAAGAGAATACTTGGCAGTGCTACACCTGATGAAACACCCCAGGAGAGGCCTAATTCAGACCG ATCCCCACGCGGAAGCAACCATACACTTTCGGAAGACAGCAGATCAGGAAACCATGTGGTTCGACAACCAGCAGGTCCAGATGGTACACAAGGCTTTCACCAGCGCAGATAG
- the atp13a2 gene encoding polyamine-transporting ATPase 13A2 isoform X1, protein MDSRASWGQGSAEATSSDTEPLTKDPTPGEPCAVSHMDVQGYRWVCWKVWLCRIGAVCSLGLLLVLFNWRPRLGLLARCCSCPVPMADVLLLKDRYGQQFVIDVHTEEIEEGSLEYAIGEADDNEWRDTVQLHKDKKTLLRYYVFEGMRYIWMSKKGAYCKASILNESWTCVDLHGQGQGLSRADQSSRKQIFGTNIIDVPVKSYLQLLFEEVLNPFYIFQMFSIILWMSDKYYYYAACIVIISLISIAVSLYEIRKQSTTLRNMARLVVNVTVRRDTGEEECVNSEELVPGDCIVIPAEGLLLPCDAALLAGECMVNESMLTGESIPVMKTPLPASEDTFSAESQRRHTLFCGTHIIQAKGGGRDGKGAIAVVTSTGFFTAKGDLISSILYPQPLDFRFYRDAMKFVLFLAVLALCGTIYSLVILSRSNTNIQELIIRSLDIVTIIVPPALPAALTTATIYAQSRLKKHGVFCISPPRINICGKISLFCFDKTGTLTEEGLDVWGVVEVNGTAFSEVVPDPRGLPSGLMLSALASCHSLALLRGQAIGDPLELKMIESVGWELTEPENELGLDPEFGKHRILAVMKPPESDLQSQENSIYEPVAIVRRFPFSSSLQRMSVVTVGPGGVSPTAFLKGAPEMVASLCLRESVPTHFSHILRDYTSKGFRVLGFAYKHLSKETDVSTVERVELEKDMNFLGLLIMKNQVKPESAEVIHILKLANLRPVMVTGDNILTAVNVARTCGMVLSNEKIIFVHASPPTASSMALLQFHQGDGVVGTINTQESMDSLTQGLYQHGGAYHLAINGMSFAALCDHFPEYLPKILMRGTVYARMTPEQKTQLVKALQKLNYKVGMCGDGANDCGALRAADAGVSLSEAEASVASPFTSKSDNISCVPLLIKEGRCSLVTSFSLFKYMALYSIIQFASVLILYTEKTNLSDLQFLFIDLILVTILAIVMGRGGPSDELHVQRPPASLLSLTVLGSLLVHTFLLILAQVSALLITMSQDWYVPLNATVSGAANLPNMENTSVFSLSGFQYIIMAIVITKGYPYKKPLFYNFWFLGTLLIFFALMIWLVLNPYTIMHKILKIYDITDMNYKLLLLALGALNFFICYLLEILIDRGALNCLRKLRGKRESKKQYKRLNILLAETPSWPPLNQPLYPPQSTIIGVS, encoded by the exons ATGGATTCCCGTG CGAGCTGGGGTCAGGGCTCGGCTGAGGCGACCTCTTCAGATACAGAACCCCTCACAAAGGATCCGACGCCCGGGGAACCCTGTGCTGTCTCACATATG gatGTTCAGGGGTACAGATGGGTATGTTGGAAGGTGTGGCTGTGTCGTATTGGGGCAGTATGTTCTTTAGGTCTACTGCTGGTGCTCTTCAACTGGCGCCCTCGCCTCGGCTTACTGGCCCGGTGTTGCTCCTGTCCCGTTCCAATGGCggatgttttattattaaaa GACAGATATGGCCAGCAGTTTGTTATTGATGTGCATACAGAAGAGATTGAGGAGGGCAG TTTGGAGTATGCAATAGGAGAGGCAGATGACAATGAATGGAGAGACACTGTGCAGCTGCACAAAGATAAG AAAACATTGCTTAGATATTATGTGTTTGAGGGCATGCGTTACATATGGATGTCCAAGAAAGGTGCTTACTGCAAAGCGAG TATTCTCAATGAGAGTTGGACCTGTGTTGACTTGCATGGCCAAGGGCAAGGATTAAGTCGTGCAGACCAAAGTTCAAG AAAGCAGATTTTTGGGACCAATATTATTGATGTTCCTGTGAAGTCCTATTTGCAACTTCTCTTTGAGGAG GTCCTCAAtccattttacatttttcaaatgtttaGCATCATCCTGTGGATGTCAGACAAGTACTATTATTATGCTGCTTGCATCGTCATCATATCCTTAATTTCCATTGCCGTCTCTCTTTATGAAATTCGTAAG CAAAGCACCACTCTCCGAAACATGGCACGCTTGGTGGTAAACGTTACTGTGCGCAGAGACACTGGAG AAGAGGAGTGTGTGAATTCTGAGGAGCTGGTACCGGGCGACTGTATCGTGATTCCAGCTGAGGGGCTTCTCCTGCCCTGTGATGCCGCCCTGCTGGCCGGGGAGTGCATGGTGAACGAAAGCATGCTGACTGGTGAGAG TATACCTGTAATGAAGACGCCATTGCCTGCATCTGAGGACACATTCAGTGCAGAGTCTCAGCGGAGGCACACTTTGTTTTGTGGCACACATATCATCCAGGCTAAAGGAGGCGGTCGTGATGGAAAAGGGGCTATAGCTGTTGTAACAAGCACAG GGTTTTTTACGGCCAAAGGTGACCTTATTAGCTCTATCCTGTACCCTCAACCATTAGACTTCCGCTTTTACAGGGACGCTATGAAGTTTGTACTGTTCTTAGCAGTTTTGG CACTGTGTGGCACTATTTATAGCCTTGTGATACTTTCAAGGAGTAAT ACCAACATTCAAGAACTTATCATTAGATCTCTGGACATCGTGACAATAATCGTTCCACCAGCCCTTCCTGCTGCTTTAACTACAGCAACCATCTACGCCCAAAGCCGTCTGAAGAAGCATGGGGTGTTCTGCATCAGCCCTCCTCGCATTAACATCTGTGGCAAGATATCGCTGTTCTGTTTTGACAAG aCTGGTACTCTTACAGAGGAGGGTCTGGATGTGTGGGGTGTGGTGGAAGTTAACGGGACAGCATTTAGTGAGGTGGTCCCTGATCCTCGCGGCCTTCCTTCTGGACTCATGCTTTCAGCTCTCGCCTCCTGCCATTCTTTGGCTTTGCTACGGGGTCAAGCAATTGGAGACCCTCTAGAGCTCAAAATGATCGAGTCGGTTGGATGG GAACTTACAGAGCCTGAAAATGAGCTGGGACTTGACCCTGAATTTGGAAAACACAGAATATTAGCAGTGATGAAGCCACCTGAATCTGATCTCCAGTCTCAAGAAAAT TCTATCTATGAGCCGGTGGCAATAGTGCGTCGATTTCCTTTCTCCTCCTCTCTTCAAAGGATGAGTGTAGTGACTGTTGGACCTGGAGGAGTTTCTCCTACTGCCTTTCTTAAAGGAGCGCCTGAGATGGTGGCCAGCTTGTGCCTTAGAGAAAGTG TGCCTACtcatttttcacacattttacgGGACTATACAAGCAAGGGCTTTAGAGTCCTAGGATTCGCCTACAAGCATCTTTCTAAGGAGACTGATGTAAGCACTGTTGAAAG GGTTGAGTTGGAGAAAGACATGAACTTCCTGGGTCTATTAATAATGAAAAACCAAGTAAAGCCAGAGAGTGCAGAAGTAATCCATATCCTCAAATTGGCAAATCTTCGGCCTGTAATGGTTACAG GTGACAATATCCTGACAGCTGTAAATGTAGCACGTACATGTGGAATGGTGTTGTCAAATGAGAAGATCATTTTTGTTCACGCATCGCCCCCTACTGCAAGCTCAATGGCCTTACTACAGTTTCATCAAGGAGATGGGGTGGTGGGCACCATTAATACTCAAGAGTCTATGGACAGTTTAACACAG GGCCTCTATCAGCATGGCGGTGCCTATCATTTGGCTATTAATGGAATGTCCTTCGCTGCACTTTGCGATCATTTCCCTGAATATCTACCCAAG ATCCTGATGAGAGGTACAGTGTACGCCCGAATGACTCCAGAACAGAAAACCCAGCTGGTGAAGGCACTGCAAAAACTCAA TTATAAAGTGGGAATGTGTGGAGATGGAGCCAATGACTGTGGAGCTTTGAGGGCTGCAGATGCTGGAGTGTCATTATCTGAGGCAGAGGCATCCGTGGCTTCTCCTTTCACATCCAAGTCTGACAACATTAGCTGTGTACCTCTGCTCATTAAGGAA GGCAGATGTTCACTCGTGACCTCATTCAGTCTTTTCAAGTACATGGCCTTGTACAGTATTATCCAGTTTGCCTCTGTGCTAATACTCTACACT GAGAAAACAAACTTGAGTGACTTGCAGTTCCTCTTTATCGACTTGATCTTGGTGACAATTTTGGCTATAGTGATGGGACGGGGAGGGCCCAGCGATGAGCTTCATGTCCAGCGACCACCTGCCAGTCTTTTGTCCCTGACAGTTTTGGGCAGTTTACTGGTGCACACCTTTCTGCTAATCCTAGCACAGGTGTCTGCACTGCTTATCACCATGTCTCAAGACTG GTATGTGCCTTTAAACGCCACTGTTTCAGGGGCGGCCAACTTGCCCAACATGGAGAATACAAGCGTATTCTCCTTATCAGGGTTTCAGTATATCATCATGGCCATTGTGATAACTAAAGGATATCCTTACAAAAAGCCGCTGTTTTACAATt TTTGGTTTCTAGGTACGCTGCTGATCTTCTTTGCATTAATGATCTGGCTGGTGCTTAACCCTTATACCATCATGCATAAAATTCTCAAGATCTATGACATTACAGACATGAACTATAAACTGCTCCTGTTGGCTTTAGGGGCACTTAACTTCTTCATATGCTACCTGCTTGAG ATTCTCATTGACCGAGGTGCCTTGAACTGCCTTCGCAAACTACGAGGCAAACGCGAGTCCAAAAAGCAGTACAAACGTCTGAACATACTTCTGGCAGAAACGCCCTCATGGCCGCCACTGAACCAGCCCTTGTACCCACCACAGAGTACCATCATTGGTGTTAGCTAA
- the tmem82 gene encoding transmembrane protein 82: protein MSSFISWLLPSVPTWLTPGIDPLHSVLQGIVGACGILVLRNLLKVYLFVDDQSVADPKTDNKPNKRTAGLTEKIQFWVLTLILSIVGSRVASLVVLEFSLRVISARITGGSDSVVDPLLQQLIQCQFSLGCALSCSLNFLHEGAPQAWLSLLLAVGLSWFLASQCCKLWQHVQTMYPIHSTQRYCGLCIGLLTTGSSILTWLCSALIITFSVSGIAAISNINQHFLSTTEALRFWTPLTICYTLLVVYMNEDQRQPGQQALLNTVVVRLGGLFVLLITVGRWSDVLHVLICFIGEAVCLLLSQDLLEAIYKHVIPVPERSIKRPGNQTGPKKWEKFD from the exons ATGTCGTCCTTTATTTCCTGGTTACTTCCAAGCGTTCCTACTTGGTTAACACCAGGAATTGATCCTTTACATAGTGTTTTACAAG GTATAGTGGGTGCTTGTGGAATTTTGGTTCTCCGTAACCTGTTAAAAGTTTACTTGTTTGTTGATGATCAGAG TGTTGCAGATCCTAAAACAGACAATAAACCAAACAAACGAACTGCTGGACTAACAGAGAAAATTCAGTTCTGGGTCCTAACATTGATTCTTTCCATTGTGGGATCTCGTGTGGCATCACTGGTGGTTTTAGAGTTCTCTCTCCGAGTCATTTCAGCGCGGATCACAGGAGGATCA GACTCAGTAGTTGATCCATTGTTACAGCAGCTCATCCAGTGTCAGTTCTCCCTAGGCTGTGCACTAAGCTGCAGCCTAAATTTCCTCCATGAGGGGGCACCACAAGCCTGGCTAAGCCTCCTCCTTGCAGTTGGCCTGAGTTGGTTTTTGGCAAGCCAGTGCTGCAAACTATGGCAACATGTTCAGACAATGTATCCAATACACAGCACACAGCGCTACTGTGGACTCTGTATTGGGCTCTTAACTACTGGCTCTTCTATATTAACTTGGCTCTGCAGTGCACTCATTATAACTTTTAGTGTGTCTGGAATTGCTGCCATATCAAACATAAACCAACATTTTCTTTCAACAACCGAGGCTCTGAGGTTTTGGACCCCACTTACAATATGCTACACTCTACTGGTTGTGTATATGAATG AGGATCAACGTCAGCCTGGCCAGCAAGCTCTTCTGAATACAGTTGTTGTGCGCCTTGGTGGGCTTTTTGTTTTACTGATAACAGTGGGCAGGTGGTCAGATGTACTCCATGTCCTGATCTGCTTCATTGGTGAAGCTGTATGTCTGCTACTATCTCAAGACCTTTTGGAAGCCATATATAAG CATGTTATCCCTGTTCCTGAAAGATCCATAAAAAGGCCAGGAAACCAGACTGGACCAAAGAAATGGGAAAAATTTGACTGA
- the atp13a2 gene encoding polyamine-transporting ATPase 13A2 isoform X2: MDVQGYRWVCWKVWLCRIGAVCSLGLLLVLFNWRPRLGLLARCCSCPVPMADVLLLKDRYGQQFVIDVHTEEIEEGSLEYAIGEADDNEWRDTVQLHKDKKTLLRYYVFEGMRYIWMSKKGAYCKASILNESWTCVDLHGQGQGLSRADQSSRKQIFGTNIIDVPVKSYLQLLFEEVLNPFYIFQMFSIILWMSDKYYYYAACIVIISLISIAVSLYEIRKQSTTLRNMARLVVNVTVRRDTGEEECVNSEELVPGDCIVIPAEGLLLPCDAALLAGECMVNESMLTGESIPVMKTPLPASEDTFSAESQRRHTLFCGTHIIQAKGGGRDGKGAIAVVTSTGFFTAKGDLISSILYPQPLDFRFYRDAMKFVLFLAVLALCGTIYSLVILSRSNTNIQELIIRSLDIVTIIVPPALPAALTTATIYAQSRLKKHGVFCISPPRINICGKISLFCFDKTGTLTEEGLDVWGVVEVNGTAFSEVVPDPRGLPSGLMLSALASCHSLALLRGQAIGDPLELKMIESVGWELTEPENELGLDPEFGKHRILAVMKPPESDLQSQENSIYEPVAIVRRFPFSSSLQRMSVVTVGPGGVSPTAFLKGAPEMVASLCLRESVPTHFSHILRDYTSKGFRVLGFAYKHLSKETDVSTVERVELEKDMNFLGLLIMKNQVKPESAEVIHILKLANLRPVMVTGDNILTAVNVARTCGMVLSNEKIIFVHASPPTASSMALLQFHQGDGVVGTINTQESMDSLTQGLYQHGGAYHLAINGMSFAALCDHFPEYLPKILMRGTVYARMTPEQKTQLVKALQKLNYKVGMCGDGANDCGALRAADAGVSLSEAEASVASPFTSKSDNISCVPLLIKEGRCSLVTSFSLFKYMALYSIIQFASVLILYTEKTNLSDLQFLFIDLILVTILAIVMGRGGPSDELHVQRPPASLLSLTVLGSLLVHTFLLILAQVSALLITMSQDWYVPLNATVSGAANLPNMENTSVFSLSGFQYIIMAIVITKGYPYKKPLFYNFWFLGTLLIFFALMIWLVLNPYTIMHKILKIYDITDMNYKLLLLALGALNFFICYLLEILIDRGALNCLRKLRGKRESKKQYKRLNILLAETPSWPPLNQPLYPPQSTIIGVS; encoded by the exons ATG gatGTTCAGGGGTACAGATGGGTATGTTGGAAGGTGTGGCTGTGTCGTATTGGGGCAGTATGTTCTTTAGGTCTACTGCTGGTGCTCTTCAACTGGCGCCCTCGCCTCGGCTTACTGGCCCGGTGTTGCTCCTGTCCCGTTCCAATGGCggatgttttattattaaaa GACAGATATGGCCAGCAGTTTGTTATTGATGTGCATACAGAAGAGATTGAGGAGGGCAG TTTGGAGTATGCAATAGGAGAGGCAGATGACAATGAATGGAGAGACACTGTGCAGCTGCACAAAGATAAG AAAACATTGCTTAGATATTATGTGTTTGAGGGCATGCGTTACATATGGATGTCCAAGAAAGGTGCTTACTGCAAAGCGAG TATTCTCAATGAGAGTTGGACCTGTGTTGACTTGCATGGCCAAGGGCAAGGATTAAGTCGTGCAGACCAAAGTTCAAG AAAGCAGATTTTTGGGACCAATATTATTGATGTTCCTGTGAAGTCCTATTTGCAACTTCTCTTTGAGGAG GTCCTCAAtccattttacatttttcaaatgtttaGCATCATCCTGTGGATGTCAGACAAGTACTATTATTATGCTGCTTGCATCGTCATCATATCCTTAATTTCCATTGCCGTCTCTCTTTATGAAATTCGTAAG CAAAGCACCACTCTCCGAAACATGGCACGCTTGGTGGTAAACGTTACTGTGCGCAGAGACACTGGAG AAGAGGAGTGTGTGAATTCTGAGGAGCTGGTACCGGGCGACTGTATCGTGATTCCAGCTGAGGGGCTTCTCCTGCCCTGTGATGCCGCCCTGCTGGCCGGGGAGTGCATGGTGAACGAAAGCATGCTGACTGGTGAGAG TATACCTGTAATGAAGACGCCATTGCCTGCATCTGAGGACACATTCAGTGCAGAGTCTCAGCGGAGGCACACTTTGTTTTGTGGCACACATATCATCCAGGCTAAAGGAGGCGGTCGTGATGGAAAAGGGGCTATAGCTGTTGTAACAAGCACAG GGTTTTTTACGGCCAAAGGTGACCTTATTAGCTCTATCCTGTACCCTCAACCATTAGACTTCCGCTTTTACAGGGACGCTATGAAGTTTGTACTGTTCTTAGCAGTTTTGG CACTGTGTGGCACTATTTATAGCCTTGTGATACTTTCAAGGAGTAAT ACCAACATTCAAGAACTTATCATTAGATCTCTGGACATCGTGACAATAATCGTTCCACCAGCCCTTCCTGCTGCTTTAACTACAGCAACCATCTACGCCCAAAGCCGTCTGAAGAAGCATGGGGTGTTCTGCATCAGCCCTCCTCGCATTAACATCTGTGGCAAGATATCGCTGTTCTGTTTTGACAAG aCTGGTACTCTTACAGAGGAGGGTCTGGATGTGTGGGGTGTGGTGGAAGTTAACGGGACAGCATTTAGTGAGGTGGTCCCTGATCCTCGCGGCCTTCCTTCTGGACTCATGCTTTCAGCTCTCGCCTCCTGCCATTCTTTGGCTTTGCTACGGGGTCAAGCAATTGGAGACCCTCTAGAGCTCAAAATGATCGAGTCGGTTGGATGG GAACTTACAGAGCCTGAAAATGAGCTGGGACTTGACCCTGAATTTGGAAAACACAGAATATTAGCAGTGATGAAGCCACCTGAATCTGATCTCCAGTCTCAAGAAAAT TCTATCTATGAGCCGGTGGCAATAGTGCGTCGATTTCCTTTCTCCTCCTCTCTTCAAAGGATGAGTGTAGTGACTGTTGGACCTGGAGGAGTTTCTCCTACTGCCTTTCTTAAAGGAGCGCCTGAGATGGTGGCCAGCTTGTGCCTTAGAGAAAGTG TGCCTACtcatttttcacacattttacgGGACTATACAAGCAAGGGCTTTAGAGTCCTAGGATTCGCCTACAAGCATCTTTCTAAGGAGACTGATGTAAGCACTGTTGAAAG GGTTGAGTTGGAGAAAGACATGAACTTCCTGGGTCTATTAATAATGAAAAACCAAGTAAAGCCAGAGAGTGCAGAAGTAATCCATATCCTCAAATTGGCAAATCTTCGGCCTGTAATGGTTACAG GTGACAATATCCTGACAGCTGTAAATGTAGCACGTACATGTGGAATGGTGTTGTCAAATGAGAAGATCATTTTTGTTCACGCATCGCCCCCTACTGCAAGCTCAATGGCCTTACTACAGTTTCATCAAGGAGATGGGGTGGTGGGCACCATTAATACTCAAGAGTCTATGGACAGTTTAACACAG GGCCTCTATCAGCATGGCGGTGCCTATCATTTGGCTATTAATGGAATGTCCTTCGCTGCACTTTGCGATCATTTCCCTGAATATCTACCCAAG ATCCTGATGAGAGGTACAGTGTACGCCCGAATGACTCCAGAACAGAAAACCCAGCTGGTGAAGGCACTGCAAAAACTCAA TTATAAAGTGGGAATGTGTGGAGATGGAGCCAATGACTGTGGAGCTTTGAGGGCTGCAGATGCTGGAGTGTCATTATCTGAGGCAGAGGCATCCGTGGCTTCTCCTTTCACATCCAAGTCTGACAACATTAGCTGTGTACCTCTGCTCATTAAGGAA GGCAGATGTTCACTCGTGACCTCATTCAGTCTTTTCAAGTACATGGCCTTGTACAGTATTATCCAGTTTGCCTCTGTGCTAATACTCTACACT GAGAAAACAAACTTGAGTGACTTGCAGTTCCTCTTTATCGACTTGATCTTGGTGACAATTTTGGCTATAGTGATGGGACGGGGAGGGCCCAGCGATGAGCTTCATGTCCAGCGACCACCTGCCAGTCTTTTGTCCCTGACAGTTTTGGGCAGTTTACTGGTGCACACCTTTCTGCTAATCCTAGCACAGGTGTCTGCACTGCTTATCACCATGTCTCAAGACTG GTATGTGCCTTTAAACGCCACTGTTTCAGGGGCGGCCAACTTGCCCAACATGGAGAATACAAGCGTATTCTCCTTATCAGGGTTTCAGTATATCATCATGGCCATTGTGATAACTAAAGGATATCCTTACAAAAAGCCGCTGTTTTACAATt TTTGGTTTCTAGGTACGCTGCTGATCTTCTTTGCATTAATGATCTGGCTGGTGCTTAACCCTTATACCATCATGCATAAAATTCTCAAGATCTATGACATTACAGACATGAACTATAAACTGCTCCTGTTGGCTTTAGGGGCACTTAACTTCTTCATATGCTACCTGCTTGAG ATTCTCATTGACCGAGGTGCCTTGAACTGCCTTCGCAAACTACGAGGCAAACGCGAGTCCAAAAAGCAGTACAAACGTCTGAACATACTTCTGGCAGAAACGCCCTCATGGCCGCCACTGAACCAGCCCTTGTACCCACCACAGAGTACCATCATTGGTGTTAGCTAA